In a genomic window of Strix aluco isolate bStrAlu1 chromosome 3, bStrAlu1.hap1, whole genome shotgun sequence:
- the SUPT7L gene encoding STAGA complex 65 subunit gamma, with product MLRYWGEIPVSSNQANRSSFDLLQREFRTVEVQDPPLHQPSANKPRPTTMLDIPSEPCSLTIHTIQLIQHNRRLRSLIAMAQAQNQQQAEGIKTEDNEPLPSCPASPPLPDDLLPLDSKTPKMPFQLRHSDPESDFYRGKGEPVTELSWSSCRQLLYQSMATILAHTGFECANESVLETLTDIAHEYCLKFTKLLRFAVDREARLGHTPFPDVMEQVFHEVGIGSVLSLQKFWQHRIKDYHSYMLQVSKQLSEEYEKIVNPEKAAEDTKPVKIKEEPVSDITFPISEELEGDLASGDQSLPVGVLGAQSERFSANLEVEASPQTSGAEVNASPLWNLAQVKMEPQENEEANVHGHGVLGSDVFEEPMSGMSEAGMPQSPNGSESSYGSHSADSLMGSSPVFNQRCKKKLKKM from the exons ATGTTGCGATATTGGGGTGAGATTCCGGTGTCATCTAACCAGGCCAACCGCAGCTCCTTTGACCTGCTTCAGCGTGAGTTTCGGACTGTGGAAGTCCAAGATCCTCCACTGCACCAGCCGTCTGCAAACAAACCCCGGCCGACCACCATGCTGGACATCCCCTCGGAGCCCTGCAGCCTCACAATTCACACCATTCAGCTCATCCAGCACAACAGACGCCTGCGCAGCCTGATCGCCATGGCTcaggctcaaaaccagcagcaagCAGAGGGCATAAAAACTGAAGACAACGAACCTCTGCCATCTTGTCCGGCCTCTCCACCTCTCCCTGATGACCTGCTCCCTCTGGATagcaaaacccccaaaatgcCATTTCAGCTGAGGCACAGTGACCCAGAGAGTGATTTCTACAG aGGAAAAGGGGAGCCAGTGACTGAGCTGAGTTGGTCTTCCTGCCGGCAGCTTCTCTACCAGTCAATGGCCACCATCCTGGCTCACACAGGCTTTGAGTGTGCCAATGAGAGTGTCCTGGAGACCCTGACAGACATCGCCCATGAGTACTGCTTGAAGTTCACCAAACTGCTGCGCTTTGCTGTGGATCGAGAAGCTCGACTTGGGCACACCCCTTTCCCTGATGTCATGGAGCAGGTCTTCCATGAAGTGGGCATTGGCAGTGTGCTCTCACTGCAGAAGTTCTGGCAACACCGCATTAAGGATTATCACAGCTACATGCTTCAG GTTAGCAAGCAGCTCTCTGAAGAGTATGAGAAGATTGTCAACCCTGAAAAGGCAGCAGAAGACACAAAGCCTGTGAAGATTAAGGAGGAACCTGTTAGTGATATTACTTTCCCCATAAGTGAGGAGCTGGAAGGAGATCTGGCTTCTGGTGACCAGTCTTTGCCCGTTGGAGTCCTTGGAGCTCAAAGCGAGCGCTTCTCTGCCAACTTGGAAGTAGAAGCTTCCCCACAGACTTCAG gtGCTGAGGTGAATGCTTCCCCGCTCTGGAACTTAGCACAGGTAAAGATGGAGCCACAGGAAAATGAGGAGGCTAATGTACATGGCCACGGGGTCCTAGGCAGCGATGTCTTTGAGGAACCGATGTCAGGCATGAGTGAAGCTGGGATGCCACAGAGCCCCAATGGCTCTGAAAGCAGCTATGGCTCTCATTCTGCTGACAGTCTGATGGGATCCTCACCTGTCTTCAACCAGCGTtgcaagaaaaagctgaagaagatgTGA